From a single Prosthecobacter sp. genomic region:
- a CDS encoding leucine-rich repeat domain-containing protein, which produces MKLRLVLPALLALSLHAQDTKPVAAPAKPATPPPAPAAAPKPAPVAPAKVETKPAPAPATPPAKPETKPASVPAKTATPSPAPATAKPATPTPTAAKPATPPAKPATPAPKPATPAPAAAPKPPPPKPVAVFPDKALEAAVRKQVFAKRDNQEVLTAEDVATVSIIEGKKAGIKDLAGLEKCTALASLTLPENQITNLAPIKGLERLQFLDVSNNQISDIAPLAACKALQYIELTGNKVTDVSALGGIQALTSLYLAGNQIKDATPLFKLPKVWTLYLEGNQVTNLAGIGGMKWLSMLSLKGNGVTDISPLEPLTELQFLFLENNKITDLAPLHRMWKKDNDGAREWAPYCQIFIDGNAIDEASKKLVDEMKKAGARITP; this is translated from the coding sequence ATGAAACTTCGTCTCGTTCTTCCCGCGCTGCTCGCCCTCAGTCTTCACGCCCAGGATACCAAGCCTGTGGCGGCTCCTGCGAAGCCTGCCACACCGCCTCCGGCACCTGCTGCGGCCCCCAAGCCCGCTCCAGTAGCCCCAGCAAAGGTGGAAACGAAACCGGCTCCTGCGCCTGCCACTCCTCCGGCAAAACCAGAAACGAAGCCTGCCTCAGTTCCCGCCAAAACTGCTACACCGTCGCCAGCACCCGCCACAGCCAAGCCTGCCACGCCAACACCTACCGCTGCGAAACCGGCCACACCACCGGCCAAGCCCGCGACTCCAGCACCGAAGCCTGCAACACCCGCTCCCGCTGCGGCACCCAAGCCACCACCGCCGAAGCCGGTCGCGGTTTTCCCCGACAAGGCGCTCGAAGCCGCAGTGCGGAAGCAGGTATTCGCGAAGCGTGACAACCAGGAGGTGCTGACTGCCGAAGATGTGGCAACGGTTTCGATCATCGAAGGCAAGAAAGCGGGCATCAAGGATCTCGCCGGTCTCGAAAAATGCACCGCGCTGGCGTCGCTGACACTGCCAGAGAACCAGATCACGAATCTGGCCCCGATCAAAGGGCTGGAGCGTTTGCAGTTCCTCGATGTGTCGAACAATCAGATCAGCGACATCGCACCGCTGGCGGCGTGCAAGGCGCTGCAATACATCGAACTCACGGGGAACAAGGTGACGGATGTTTCTGCGCTGGGCGGCATCCAGGCGCTCACGTCGCTCTACTTGGCGGGCAACCAGATCAAGGATGCGACGCCGTTGTTCAAGTTGCCGAAAGTGTGGACGCTTTATCTCGAAGGCAATCAAGTGACGAACCTCGCTGGCATCGGCGGCATGAAGTGGCTTTCCATGCTTTCACTCAAGGGCAACGGCGTGACGGACATCTCACCGCTGGAGCCACTGACGGAGCTGCAGTTTTTGTTTTTGGAGAACAACAAGATCACCGACCTCGCGCCGCTGCACCGCATGTGGAAGAAGGACAACGACGGTGCGCGTGAATGGGCGCCCTACTGCCAGATCTTCATCGACGGCAATGCCATCGACGAGGCCTCGAAGAAACTGGTGGATGAGATGAAGAAGGCCGGGGCGCGTATCACGCCGTGA
- a CDS encoding TolC family protein: MKLALSFLFIATLAHADPAFVDLRTVMKLAGAKNDEIQLARAKHDEAVAESKQAWQRFWPALSLGAGYRGHDGRLQDIGGNVFNANKQQYNVGTGVMIDWSPGDIYYAALASKQRALAAEHLAEKSRIDIVTQSVERYYDLLAAEASMVIIEDDLQLTEDYAKQLEGAVTAGTAFRADLLRVKSQISRAKLAIRQGEEARDLAAARLAEILRLMPDAALRPAKSDLVPVKMMSGKGVATMISLAQQHRPEVQAAQAIHSSMDAEKDRARIAPMIPSVQAGYTVGGFGGGPGVGSQQWGNFGRQQDFYVGLGWKIGPGGLFDRQRQNIANAREEGASLQTSQVRAAIGREVVEAATRSQSANDQIKINDEAVDAAEEMTKLAKERQASQIGVVLEYLLAREELTRARQSRVKAVTDFNKAQHALKRAVGK, encoded by the coding sequence ATGAAACTCGCCCTTTCCTTTCTTTTCATCGCGACACTCGCCCACGCCGACCCCGCATTCGTCGATCTGCGCACGGTGATGAAGCTCGCTGGAGCCAAGAACGACGAGATTCAGCTCGCACGCGCCAAGCATGACGAGGCGGTGGCCGAATCGAAGCAGGCGTGGCAGCGCTTCTGGCCCGCGCTGAGCTTGGGGGCCGGTTATCGCGGGCATGACGGGCGGTTGCAGGACATCGGGGGCAACGTGTTCAACGCGAACAAGCAGCAGTACAATGTCGGTACCGGTGTCATGATCGATTGGTCACCCGGTGACATTTATTATGCGGCCCTGGCCTCCAAACAGCGCGCCCTCGCCGCTGAACACCTCGCCGAAAAGTCACGCATCGACATCGTGACGCAGTCGGTGGAGCGCTATTACGATCTGCTCGCCGCTGAAGCCTCGATGGTCATCATCGAGGACGATCTGCAACTGACCGAGGACTATGCGAAGCAGCTTGAAGGTGCCGTGACTGCCGGAACAGCTTTCCGCGCTGATTTGCTTCGTGTTAAATCGCAAATCAGCCGCGCGAAGCTCGCCATTCGCCAAGGCGAGGAAGCCCGCGATCTCGCCGCCGCAAGACTCGCCGAAATTCTCCGCCTCATGCCCGATGCGGCGCTGCGTCCTGCGAAATCCGATCTCGTGCCGGTGAAGATGATGTCTGGCAAAGGCGTTGCCACGATGATCTCGCTCGCGCAACAGCATCGTCCCGAGGTTCAGGCCGCACAGGCCATTCACAGCTCGATGGACGCGGAAAAAGACCGCGCACGCATCGCGCCGATGATTCCGAGCGTGCAGGCCGGCTACACGGTGGGTGGATTCGGCGGTGGTCCCGGCGTGGGCAGCCAGCAGTGGGGCAACTTCGGCAGGCAGCAGGACTTTTATGTCGGTCTCGGCTGGAAAATCGGCCCCGGAGGGCTGTTTGACCGCCAGCGGCAAAACATCGCCAATGCACGCGAAGAAGGCGCCTCGCTGCAAACCAGCCAGGTCCGCGCCGCCATCGGCCGCGAAGTCGTCGAGGCCGCCACGCGTTCGCAATCGGCCAACGACCAGATCAAGATCAACGACGAAGCCGTCGATGCAGCCGAGGAGATGACCAAGCTCGCCAAGGAACGCCAGGCCAGTCAGATCGGCGTGGTGCTCGAATACCTGCTGGCACGTGAGGAACTGACCCGCGCCCGTCAAAGCCGCGTGAAAGCCGTGACGGATTTCAACAAGGCGCAGCACGCGCTGAAGCGGGCGGTGGGAAAGTAG
- a CDS encoding prolyl oligopeptidase family serine peptidase produces MNAFLRLLALGLLFSSAQAANPPREWTSSDGKSKFQGDLIEFTDKEVKIRHRSNFNQYRLPLDRLSKEDQDYIRGLLREKRRDAGLKEGVYAEKVTGQFVKGVSKQGLNYQLWGNPKLDATKRYPIVIWLHGSGQSGTDNESQLGGSPKVLTTEDNQAERPCFLLAPQCPSLEIGWKNEVADKLLALIADLTDHLPIDENRLYLTGSSMGGFGTFSIAAKYPQVFAACVPLCGGGDVKSAEILKQTPFWVFHGDKDDMVPVERSRVIVEAVKQAGGELMKYTELEGAGHGITGLVYPRTDLHEWLFQQKKTAATPN; encoded by the coding sequence ATGAATGCGTTTCTTCGCCTCCTTGCCCTCGGCTTGCTGTTTTCCAGCGCACAGGCCGCCAATCCACCGCGTGAGTGGACTTCCAGCGACGGGAAATCGAAGTTTCAAGGCGACCTCATTGAGTTCACCGACAAGGAGGTCAAAATTCGCCACCGGAGCAACTTCAATCAGTACCGTCTGCCGCTGGACCGGCTCTCAAAGGAGGATCAAGACTACATTCGAGGTCTGCTGCGTGAGAAACGCCGTGATGCGGGGCTGAAGGAGGGTGTTTATGCAGAGAAGGTGACAGGGCAGTTCGTCAAAGGCGTCTCGAAGCAGGGCCTGAACTACCAGCTTTGGGGCAATCCCAAGCTCGATGCCACCAAGCGCTATCCCATCGTCATCTGGCTGCATGGTTCAGGCCAGAGCGGCACCGACAACGAATCGCAGCTCGGCGGTTCTCCCAAAGTGCTGACCACCGAGGACAATCAGGCCGAGCGTCCGTGTTTTTTGCTCGCTCCACAGTGTCCTTCCTTGGAGATCGGCTGGAAGAACGAGGTGGCGGACAAGCTGCTCGCGCTCATTGCCGATCTCACGGATCACCTGCCGATTGACGAGAACCGGCTTTATCTCACTGGTTCGTCGATGGGCGGCTTTGGCACCTTCAGCATCGCCGCGAAGTATCCGCAGGTGTTTGCCGCCTGCGTGCCGCTGTGTGGCGGGGGTGATGTCAAAAGCGCGGAGATTTTGAAGCAGACGCCGTTCTGGGTCTTCCACGGCGACAAAGACGACATGGTGCCAGTCGAGCGCTCGCGTGTGATCGTGGAGGCGGTGAAGCAGGCGGGAGGCGAACTCATGAAATACACGGAACTCGAAGGCGCTGGTCATGGCATCACGGGGCTTGTTTATCCGCGAACGGACCTGCATGAATGGCTGTTTCAGCAGAAAAAAACTGCAGCAACGCCGAACTGA
- a CDS encoding efflux RND transporter periplasmic adaptor subunit: MRILFPLILLTTSALALDLPATKPQKGTIHRWISLPASFAPWQQVELKARVAGYIEKITVDKGDVVTAQQQLIQIEVPELKADLIGHRAEVAAAEIEVKRLHEARAKSPDLILPQSVDDAEAKLAIAKAGMERTNALIDLAQIKAPFAGTITDRRVDPGAFAAAGGDTLLQLTDVSTLRLQVPVIEIETAQLKVGQQVEAKVDALGGAIVKGTITRIAGTLDSATRTMLIEADFKNDEGKLRPGMFATARLAVEQHDNATIIPVAGLVKEKANSFVFKHLDGKAVKTAIKPGFNDGVNVEVPELKADEVILLPGTVTLTDKQAVTIAKP; encoded by the coding sequence ATGCGCATCCTCTTTCCTCTCATCCTCCTCACCACCAGCGCCCTCGCGCTCGACCTTCCTGCCACGAAGCCGCAGAAAGGCACCATCCACCGCTGGATCAGCCTGCCCGCCAGTTTCGCGCCATGGCAGCAGGTCGAGTTGAAAGCGCGTGTGGCCGGTTACATCGAGAAAATCACCGTCGATAAGGGCGATGTCGTCACCGCACAGCAGCAGCTCATTCAAATCGAAGTCCCCGAACTCAAGGCTGACCTCATCGGTCACCGCGCCGAGGTCGCCGCCGCCGAGATCGAGGTGAAACGCCTGCACGAGGCACGCGCCAAGTCTCCCGACCTCATTTTACCTCAGTCCGTCGATGATGCTGAAGCCAAGCTCGCCATCGCCAAGGCCGGCATGGAGCGCACCAACGCGCTGATCGACCTCGCGCAGATCAAAGCGCCCTTCGCCGGAACGATCACCGACCGCCGCGTCGATCCCGGCGCGTTCGCTGCCGCAGGAGGCGACACCTTGCTCCAGCTCACCGATGTCAGCACCCTGCGCCTGCAAGTGCCCGTCATCGAGATCGAAACCGCCCAGCTCAAAGTCGGCCAGCAGGTCGAGGCCAAGGTGGATGCCCTCGGCGGGGCCATCGTCAAAGGCACGATCACCCGCATCGCCGGAACGCTCGACTCCGCCACGCGCACCATGCTCATCGAGGCCGACTTCAAAAACGACGAGGGCAAGCTCCGTCCCGGCATGTTCGCCACCGCGCGCCTCGCCGTAGAGCAGCATGACAACGCCACGATCATCCCCGTCGCGGGTTTGGTGAAGGAGAAGGCCAACAGCTTTGTCTTCAAGCATCTGGACGGCAAGGCCGTGAAGACCGCCATCAAACCCGGCTTCAACGACGGCGTGAACGTCGAGGTGCCTGAGCTAAAAGCCGATGAAGTCATCCTGCTGCCGGGCACCGTCACCCTCACCGACAAGCAGGCCGTAACCATCGCTAAGCCATGA
- a CDS encoding putative quinol monooxygenase, whose amino-acid sequence MVNVIVILEIDPQQIDEFLAVILENATASRQEPGCLRFEVSRDNTQLNLFALSESYVDQAAFDLHYTTPHVAKWREKGPGFVLKRWAVKGPVL is encoded by the coding sequence ATGGTCAACGTCATCGTCATCCTTGAGATCGATCCGCAGCAGATCGACGAATTCCTCGCCGTCATTCTCGAAAACGCCACCGCCTCGCGCCAGGAACCCGGCTGCCTGCGCTTTGAAGTCAGCCGCGACAACACCCAGTTGAATCTCTTCGCCCTCAGCGAGAGCTACGTTGATCAAGCCGCTTTCGATTTGCACTACACGACTCCGCACGTCGCCAAATGGCGCGAGAAAGGCCCTGGCTTCGTCCTCAAGCGCTGGGCGGTCAAAGGCCCGGTGCTGTGA
- a CDS encoding efflux RND transporter permease subunit: MNLARFALRHPWTVLVAVVAVCLGAWIGLQRMTRDIFPPLGIPTIYVAQPFGGMDPLQMEGYLTYRYEYHFLYIANIEHVESKSIQGASIMKLQFHPGTDMSQAMSETVAQVNRSRAFMPPGTVAPFIMRFDAGSVAVGHLVFSTDDPNITLNQMQDQALNKVRPAFATLPGVSAPPPFGGSSRGIVVNVNPDRMKAYGLSPDDIVEAIAKGNPISPSGNMNLDGKYPIVPTNAIVSNVKDLEAVPLKRTEAGAVFIRDLATVTDSADVTTSYALANGKRTVYLPVTKRAEASTLEVVKKVRASIPEFQKLLPDGIKVSFEFDQTPVVNRSIQDLLKEGALGAVLTGLMVLVFLRDLRTAFIVVINIPLSLLAASFGLWISGQNIHLMTLGGLALAVGILVDEATVTVENIHTHLARGKPLARAALDGTLETTLPRLLAMLCILAVFIPAFFMIGAAKALFVPLALAVGFAMFASFILSSTLVPVLSVWFLPKNAKHDEERLSLIARMYQGIVKAAVTMRWVLVPAYLGGAALIIVSFGPFLGSEIFPKTDTGQFAIRFRAPSGTQVGITEKIAQKILKIIADEAGGQDKIEMSIGMVGVHNSSFPVNLVHLWNGGPEEGWLAVQLRHDSGVRVDPFQEKLREIMKRELPDVRLSFEPQDIVSRVMSFGSSTPIEVAVSGPSLPSSKEHAEKLLAKLNELPFLRDAQIAQTLDAPTVNVQIDRERAGLLGVNVQDVTRSLVAATTSSRFTSPVFWADPGTGISFNVQVQIPEERTQTLEDLGNTPVSSSSGKPVLLRNLAKIEQGTAVGTYERYNMVRVASITANIQGVDFGSAIKAVRKAIAEVGPAPDGKTKVDIRGQVVPYEQLYTGFSSGLVIAIVVIFLLLCANFQSLRLAIVVVSTMPAVLAGVVLALFFTGTTINIQSAMGAIMAVGVAVANAILLVTFADRARLATKGDRRAAAIEGAVSRLRPILMTSFAMIAGMMPLALGLGDAGDQTAPLGRAVVGGLALATFATLFILPAVFAMLASKKATSASLDPDDEESALFEGMAPVLHHRPTATEN; the protein is encoded by the coding sequence ATGAATCTCGCCCGCTTTGCCCTCCGCCATCCCTGGACTGTCCTCGTTGCCGTGGTGGCGGTTTGTTTGGGGGCGTGGATCGGGCTTCAGCGCATGACGCGGGACATCTTTCCGCCGCTGGGCATTCCGACGATCTATGTGGCGCAGCCGTTTGGCGGCATGGACCCGCTGCAGATGGAGGGCTACCTGACCTACCGCTACGAGTATCACTTCCTCTACATCGCGAACATTGAGCATGTGGAGTCGAAGTCGATCCAGGGCGCGTCGATCATGAAGCTGCAGTTTCACCCTGGCACGGACATGAGCCAGGCGATGTCCGAAACGGTGGCGCAGGTGAACCGCAGCCGCGCCTTCATGCCGCCGGGCACGGTGGCGCCCTTCATCATGCGCTTTGACGCGGGCAGCGTGGCGGTGGGGCATCTGGTGTTCTCCACGGACGATCCAAACATCACTCTCAATCAGATGCAGGATCAGGCGCTGAACAAGGTGCGCCCGGCCTTCGCCACACTGCCGGGCGTGTCTGCGCCTCCGCCGTTTGGAGGCAGCTCGCGCGGCATCGTGGTGAATGTGAACCCGGACCGCATGAAGGCCTACGGCTTGTCTCCCGATGACATCGTGGAGGCCATCGCGAAGGGCAATCCGATCAGCCCCTCCGGCAACATGAACCTCGACGGCAAGTATCCCATCGTGCCGACCAACGCCATCGTCTCCAACGTGAAGGATCTGGAGGCCGTGCCGCTGAAGCGAACGGAAGCGGGCGCGGTGTTCATCCGCGATCTCGCCACCGTGACCGACTCCGCCGATGTGACCACCTCCTACGCGCTGGCAAACGGCAAACGCACCGTCTATCTGCCTGTCACGAAACGCGCCGAGGCCTCCACGCTGGAAGTCGTGAAAAAAGTGCGCGCATCCATTCCCGAATTCCAAAAACTGCTGCCGGACGGCATCAAGGTGAGCTTTGAATTCGACCAGACGCCGGTGGTGAACCGCAGCATCCAGGATCTCCTCAAAGAAGGCGCGCTCGGAGCCGTGCTCACCGGCTTGATGGTGCTCGTCTTCCTGCGCGACCTGCGCACGGCCTTCATCGTCGTCATCAACATCCCGCTCTCGCTGCTGGCCGCCTCCTTTGGCCTGTGGATCAGCGGGCAGAACATCCATCTCATGACGCTCGGCGGTCTGGCGCTCGCGGTTGGCATTCTCGTCGATGAGGCCACGGTGACGGTGGAAAACATCCACACGCATCTCGCGCGCGGCAAGCCGCTGGCCCGCGCCGCGCTCGACGGCACGCTGGAGACCACGCTGCCGCGCCTGCTGGCGATGCTTTGCATTCTCGCGGTTTTCATTCCCGCCTTCTTCATGATCGGCGCGGCCAAGGCATTGTTCGTGCCGCTGGCGCTGGCGGTGGGCTTTGCGATGTTCGCGTCCTTCATCCTCTCCAGCACGCTGGTGCCGGTGCTGTCCGTGTGGTTCCTGCCAAAGAACGCCAAACATGACGAGGAGCGCCTCAGCCTCATTGCCCGCATGTATCAGGGCATCGTCAAAGCCGCCGTCACCATGCGCTGGGTGCTGGTGCCCGCCTATCTCGGCGGCGCGGCGCTCATCATCGTGAGCTTCGGGCCGTTCCTCGGCTCGGAGATTTTCCCGAAGACGGACACCGGTCAGTTTGCCATCCGCTTCCGCGCTCCCAGCGGCACGCAGGTCGGCATCACGGAGAAGATCGCGCAAAAGATCCTCAAGATCATCGCTGACGAGGCGGGCGGACAGGACAAGATCGAGATGTCCATCGGCATGGTCGGCGTTCACAATTCCAGCTTCCCGGTGAACCTCGTGCATCTCTGGAATGGCGGCCCTGAAGAGGGTTGGCTGGCTGTGCAGCTTCGGCATGACTCCGGCGTACGCGTCGATCCTTTTCAGGAAAAACTGCGCGAGATCATGAAGCGTGAACTGCCCGATGTGCGCCTGTCTTTTGAGCCGCAGGACATCGTCAGTCGCGTGATGAGCTTTGGCTCGTCCACGCCGATCGAGGTCGCCGTCAGCGGCCCCAGTTTGCCATCGAGCAAGGAGCACGCGGAGAAGCTGCTCGCGAAACTCAACGAACTGCCCTTCCTGCGTGACGCGCAGATCGCGCAGACGCTCGACGCGCCCACGGTGAATGTGCAGATCGACCGCGAACGCGCCGGTCTGCTCGGCGTGAACGTGCAGGATGTCACGCGCAGCCTCGTCGCCGCCACGACATCGAGCCGCTTCACTTCGCCCGTGTTTTGGGCCGATCCGGGCACCGGCATCAGCTTCAACGTGCAGGTGCAGATTCCCGAGGAGCGCACACAGACACTCGAAGACCTCGGCAACACGCCCGTCAGCTCCAGCAGCGGCAAACCGGTGCTGCTGCGCAACTTGGCGAAGATCGAGCAGGGCACCGCCGTCGGCACCTACGAGCGCTACAACATGGTGCGCGTGGCCAGCATCACCGCGAACATCCAGGGCGTGGATTTCGGCAGCGCCATCAAGGCCGTGCGCAAGGCCATCGCCGAGGTCGGCCCCGCGCCCGATGGAAAAACCAAGGTGGACATCCGCGGCCAGGTCGTGCCTTACGAGCAGCTTTACACCGGCTTCAGCAGCGGCCTCGTCATCGCCATCGTCGTGATCTTCCTGCTGCTCTGCGCGAACTTCCAGTCGCTGCGCCTCGCCATTGTCGTCGTCTCCACCATGCCCGCTGTGCTCGCCGGGGTGGTGCTGGCGCTGTTCTTCACCGGCACCACCATCAACATCCAGTCCGCCATGGGCGCGATCATGGCCGTGGGTGTCGCCGTGGCGAATGCGATCCTGCTCGTCACCTTTGCCGACCGTGCGCGCCTGGCCACGAAGGGCGACCGCCGCGCCGCCGCCATCGAGGGCGCTGTCAGCCGTCTGCGTCCCATTTTGATGACCAGCTTCGCCATGATCGCTGGCATGATGCCGCTCGCCCTCGGACTCGGTGATGCCGGAGATCAAACCGCGCCGCTCGGCCGCGCCGTCGTCGGCGGTCTCGCGCTCGCCACTTTCGCCACGCTGTTCATCCTGCCCGCCGTCTTCGCCATGCTCGCCAGCAAGAAGGCCACCTCCGCCTCGCTCGATCCTGATGACGAGGAGAGCGCGCTGTTTGAAGGCATGGCACCGGTTCTCCATCATCGTCCCACCGCCACTGAGAACTGA
- a CDS encoding sulfite exporter TauE/SafE family protein, with protein sequence METLIIALAAFFAAALTLLSGFGLGTLLMPVVALFFPVEVAIGITAVVHLANNLFKLGIMGWHADRRVVLRFGIPAVLAAFAGAALLGWLGHLQPLAEYTLAGREFTIMPVKLTIGLLILAFVLMELSPAFAALTFDARLLPLGGCVSGFFGGLSGNQGAFRSMFLLKAGLTKEQFIATGVVLAVIVDLARMPVYGFELFSTGREMDYRLVTVACLAAFAGSFLSARLLKKLTIRSVQILVSILLIGVALGFITGAL encoded by the coding sequence ATGGAAACCCTCATCATCGCCCTGGCGGCCTTCTTTGCCGCTGCGCTCACGCTGCTGTCCGGCTTTGGGCTGGGGACGCTGCTGATGCCGGTGGTGGCGCTGTTCTTTCCGGTGGAGGTCGCCATCGGCATCACGGCGGTGGTGCATCTGGCGAACAATCTGTTCAAGCTCGGCATCATGGGCTGGCACGCGGATCGCCGGGTGGTGCTGCGCTTTGGGATTCCAGCGGTGCTGGCAGCGTTTGCGGGCGCGGCGCTGTTAGGCTGGCTGGGACATTTGCAGCCGCTGGCGGAATACACGCTCGCAGGGCGGGAGTTCACCATCATGCCGGTGAAGCTGACCATCGGGCTGTTGATCCTCGCCTTTGTCTTGATGGAGCTTTCACCGGCCTTTGCCGCGCTGACCTTTGATGCGCGACTGCTGCCGCTGGGCGGCTGTGTGTCGGGCTTTTTCGGCGGTTTGTCGGGCAATCAGGGCGCGTTTCGCAGCATGTTCCTGCTGAAGGCCGGGCTGACGAAGGAGCAGTTCATCGCCACCGGTGTCGTGCTCGCCGTGATCGTCGATCTGGCGCGGATGCCGGTCTATGGCTTCGAGCTTTTCAGCACGGGACGCGAGATGGATTACCGGCTCGTCACCGTGGCCTGCCTCGCGGCCTTTGCCGGGTCATTCCTGAGCGCAAGGCTGCTGAAAAAGCTCACGATCCGCTCGGTGCAGATCCTTGTCAGCATCCTGCTCATCGGCGTCGCCTTGGGCTTCATCACCGGGGCGCTCTGA
- a CDS encoding Fur family transcriptional regulator translates to MLHHHHSATCRHHDTDSAIELAATLLERAREAGLRRTKALENILSILVSTHQPLSLADIAESPDLTSGADKATVYRVLIKLEELGFIRRLGLHDRSTYYTLLQPGQHDDYLICTQCGRIQRLDISCPVEALEKQIEKQSGFRKLYHELEFYGLCPACG, encoded by the coding sequence ATGCTTCACCATCATCACTCCGCCACCTGCCGCCATCACGACACGGATTCGGCGATCGAGCTTGCCGCCACGTTGCTGGAACGCGCACGTGAAGCCGGATTGCGGCGCACCAAAGCGCTGGAGAACATTCTCTCCATTCTCGTTTCCACGCACCAGCCGCTCTCCCTGGCGGACATCGCGGAATCACCCGATCTGACCAGCGGCGCGGACAAGGCCACGGTCTATCGCGTGCTGATCAAGCTGGAGGAGCTGGGATTCATCCGCCGCCTGGGTCTGCACGACCGCAGCACTTACTACACACTGCTCCAGCCCGGCCAACACGACGATTACCTCATCTGCACGCAGTGCGGCCGTATCCAACGGCTGGACATCTCCTGCCCCGTCGAGGCGCTGGAGAAGCAAATCGAGAAGCAGTCCGGCTTCCGCAAGCTCTACCATGAGCTGGAGTTCTACGGACTGTGCCCTGCGTGTGGGTAA
- a CDS encoding class I SAM-dependent methyltransferase, giving the protein MNRTEHWNTVYTTKAPDDVSWHQVRPEVSLGLIERTGISKDAGIIDVGGGASTLVDHLLEAGYSRLAVLDISHAALEHSRTRLREKAALVEWLVADVTEFVPPHSFALWHDRAVFHFLTDAADRRKYVEALRRTMPPGGQVIIAAFALHGPEKCSGLEVCRHDAASVCVELGAEFELLEQAEETHHTPWETEQAFGYYRFRRGVAA; this is encoded by the coding sequence ATGAATCGAACCGAACACTGGAACACGGTCTATACGACGAAGGCACCGGATGATGTGAGCTGGCATCAGGTGCGCCCAGAGGTGTCGCTGGGCTTGATCGAGCGGACTGGAATCAGCAAAGATGCGGGCATCATTGATGTGGGTGGCGGTGCCTCGACGCTGGTGGATCATCTGCTGGAGGCTGGCTACTCGCGGCTGGCGGTGCTGGACATTTCCCACGCGGCACTGGAACACTCACGCACGCGGCTGAGGGAGAAGGCGGCGCTCGTGGAATGGCTGGTGGCGGATGTGACGGAGTTCGTGCCGCCGCACTCGTTTGCACTGTGGCATGACCGCGCGGTGTTTCATTTCCTCACGGATGCAGCGGACCGGCGGAAGTATGTGGAGGCGTTGCGGCGCACGATGCCGCCGGGCGGGCAGGTGATCATCGCAGCTTTCGCCCTGCATGGACCGGAGAAGTGCAGTGGGCTGGAGGTGTGCCGACATGATGCGGCCAGCGTGTGCGTAGAACTGGGCGCGGAGTTTGAACTGCTGGAGCAGGCGGAAGAAACGCACCACACGCCGTGGGAGACGGAGCAGGCGTTCGGCTATTACCGCTTCCGTCGCGGTGTGGCGGCATGA
- a CDS encoding DsrE family protein yields MKLGIVISTNEPETCWNALRLGVFARKQKDEVRVFLLGQGVEIEKVGTERFDVAGMARQLLDAGGSVLACGTCLKLRESEGSELCPLSTMADLYQIVADSDKVLTF; encoded by the coding sequence ATGAAGCTCGGCATCGTCATCTCCACCAACGAACCTGAAACCTGCTGGAATGCGCTGCGGCTCGGTGTCTTTGCGCGGAAACAAAAGGATGAGGTCCGGGTGTTTCTGCTGGGGCAGGGCGTGGAGATCGAGAAGGTGGGAACGGAGCGCTTCGATGTGGCGGGGATGGCTCGGCAACTTCTTGATGCAGGCGGTTCAGTCCTGGCCTGCGGCACTTGTCTGAAACTGCGCGAGTCGGAAGGCTCCGAACTCTGCCCGCTGTCCACCATGGCGGACCTTTATCAGATCGTCGCAGATTCGGACAAAGTATTGACGTTTTGA